Proteins encoded together in one Sulfuricurvum sp. window:
- a CDS encoding glycoside hydrolase family 15 protein has translation MNDDATYASLEKHFHTIEKIILSRQDPITGLLPASTAVNAHGDYTDAWVRDNVYSILSVWGLAVSYRKYYPEHCRSYVLSQSVVKLMRGLLMAMMRQSHHVEAFKYSLNPIDALHAKYGTHTGLPVVGNDEWGHLQLDATSLYVLMMAQMIASGLELIYTIDEVNFVQNLVHYISRTYCTPDYGIWERGNKINHGAAEINCSSVGMAKAALEAIDGFNLFGSVESQAGVIHVVSSDIARSRFTLQGLLPRESNSKETDAALLSIIGYPGYAVEDEKLVQLTREKIIKKLCGRYGCKRFLLDGHQSAIEDVSRLHYEPTELREFEHIESEWPLFFTYLLLDALMRENYGEAREWRERLAPLFVEHDGEMLLPELYIVPKELIADEKLRPGSQIRYANENVPLVWAQSLYILSDMIFDGVLQPSDIDPLRRHKRIGHKRTIHPMVAILAENASIKEKLSHSGIQSETLDELRPLRIMHASLLSEVHTLLGKNEKLGLSGRPFAVMRVIATSRIHAIEDEEVVFLPYYFNPQGFYFSYDNKLLVEHFRSTLKFLSRHWDQPGQPIVVFLVREDMFAESEKEVVVELLHHLQSGKYDSLMIQTGTMRELLQHTDKERINHLDGFNPKEIELNALKKEICSADKNLNRYHPLTAQELQDLEMLNDEALIAVVVDSVNPQLKANAVKLLWRSRGSDFTVQSEGEEVTLFKIAERLYESSAICHDWAVVRRMADLIGTYDDRIEDALLDIVIRQKRLAVGRAYNENATFSKPHESTGIIKIIAEFCGNNPAERVLTQEILLHLGHLIRSEPELFTNMITLRTWYFVQLLVGQITREYRVSMGDAYELLISLAPHDIYDRLRRILNAFTIEVNQLIDQENLQASGAVSLDTLGEISIDTHGQDVEDWGHWREQMGLIGKLTPKFYKNIWHLLQQCNGLVIGDKYSIQSRIGAELTLDSTAGEHNFALCVDTLLQSIHAPDYRQLNLEAIESLSRILHESPELRVENDLILDVLIGHAVRITWEKDHGSENYDDQRAEAWHAFYKLSPRETDKAFIEAFVYLLTPDHSHVNNS, from the coding sequence ATGAATGACGATGCAACCTACGCTTCATTAGAGAAGCATTTCCATACGATCGAGAAAATCATATTATCTCGCCAAGATCCGATCACGGGATTATTGCCGGCGAGTACCGCGGTCAATGCCCACGGCGATTATACCGATGCGTGGGTGAGGGATAATGTCTACAGCATCCTTAGCGTATGGGGGCTGGCTGTCTCGTATCGTAAATACTATCCGGAACATTGTCGCAGTTATGTCTTGAGTCAGAGTGTCGTTAAACTGATGCGCGGACTCCTTATGGCGATGATGCGCCAATCCCACCACGTCGAAGCGTTCAAATACTCACTCAATCCGATCGATGCACTGCATGCGAAGTACGGCACCCATACCGGGTTGCCAGTGGTCGGAAATGATGAGTGGGGGCATTTACAGCTCGATGCGACGTCGCTCTATGTGCTGATGATGGCGCAGATGATTGCGTCGGGATTGGAGCTTATCTATACGATCGATGAGGTAAATTTCGTCCAAAATCTTGTCCATTACATCAGCCGTACCTATTGTACCCCCGATTACGGAATCTGGGAAAGAGGGAATAAAATCAATCACGGTGCAGCTGAGATCAACTGCAGCTCGGTCGGTATGGCAAAAGCGGCTCTCGAAGCGATTGACGGATTTAATCTTTTCGGTTCGGTAGAGAGTCAAGCCGGGGTTATCCATGTGGTATCGAGTGACATTGCCCGGTCTCGTTTTACTTTACAGGGGCTTCTTCCCCGTGAATCGAATTCGAAAGAGACCGACGCGGCATTGTTGAGTATCATCGGATATCCGGGGTATGCGGTTGAGGATGAAAAACTGGTTCAGCTGACGCGGGAGAAAATCATCAAAAAACTCTGTGGCCGCTACGGCTGCAAACGATTTTTGCTCGATGGTCACCAAAGCGCTATCGAAGATGTTTCCCGACTCCACTACGAGCCTACAGAGCTGCGTGAATTTGAGCATATCGAATCGGAATGGCCTCTGTTTTTCACCTATTTGCTTCTCGATGCGCTGATGCGTGAAAATTATGGTGAGGCGAGAGAGTGGCGTGAACGGCTTGCACCATTGTTTGTCGAACACGATGGAGAAATGCTTTTGCCGGAGCTTTACATCGTCCCGAAAGAGCTGATTGCCGATGAAAAATTGAGACCCGGTTCTCAGATACGCTATGCCAATGAAAATGTCCCGTTGGTCTGGGCGCAGAGTTTGTATATCCTTTCCGATATGATTTTCGACGGTGTTCTGCAACCGAGTGATATCGATCCGCTTCGCCGTCATAAACGGATAGGGCATAAACGCACAATCCATCCGATGGTGGCGATACTGGCTGAAAACGCTTCGATTAAAGAAAAACTATCTCATTCTGGAATCCAAAGCGAAACGCTCGATGAATTAAGACCGCTTCGTATTATGCATGCATCGCTCCTCTCAGAGGTACATACTCTTCTGGGAAAAAATGAGAAACTCGGCTTAAGCGGCCGCCCTTTTGCGGTCATGCGGGTGATTGCAACGTCGCGGATTCATGCAATTGAGGATGAAGAGGTCGTTTTCCTCCCGTATTATTTCAATCCGCAAGGCTTTTATTTTAGTTACGATAACAAACTGCTGGTAGAACATTTTCGCTCCACCTTGAAATTTCTCTCCAGACACTGGGATCAGCCCGGACAGCCTATCGTCGTCTTTTTGGTACGCGAAGATATGTTTGCGGAGAGTGAAAAAGAGGTCGTAGTTGAACTTTTACACCATTTGCAGAGCGGAAAGTATGATTCACTAATGATCCAAACCGGGACAATGAGAGAATTATTGCAGCACACGGATAAAGAACGGATAAACCATTTGGACGGTTTCAATCCTAAAGAGATTGAGTTGAATGCCCTCAAAAAAGAGATTTGCTCTGCGGATAAGAATCTAAACCGTTATCATCCTCTAACGGCACAGGAGCTTCAGGATTTGGAGATGTTGAACGACGAAGCATTGATTGCGGTTGTAGTGGACAGTGTAAATCCACAGCTCAAAGCCAATGCCGTCAAACTGTTATGGAGATCGAGAGGATCGGATTTTACCGTTCAGAGCGAGGGAGAAGAGGTTACACTCTTTAAGATTGCCGAGCGCTTATACGAGTCATCAGCGATCTGTCACGATTGGGCTGTGGTTCGTCGCATGGCCGATTTGATCGGAACGTATGATGATCGTATTGAAGATGCGCTGCTCGATATTGTCATCCGTCAAAAACGTCTCGCCGTCGGCCGTGCCTACAATGAAAATGCAACGTTTTCGAAACCGCATGAGAGTACGGGCATTATTAAAATCATTGCCGAATTTTGCGGTAACAACCCAGCCGAGAGGGTTTTAACGCAAGAAATCCTTTTGCATCTGGGGCATCTTATCCGGAGTGAGCCGGAGCTGTTTACCAACATGATCACGTTGCGTACCTGGTATTTCGTACAGCTGCTTGTCGGACAGATTACACGCGAATACAGAGTCTCTATGGGGGATGCATATGAGCTTTTGATCTCGTTGGCACCGCATGATATTTACGATCGCCTCCGAAGAATATTGAATGCCTTTACAATCGAAGTGAACCAGCTGATCGATCAGGAAAACCTTCAAGCCTCGGGTGCGGTGAGTTTGGACACACTCGGAGAGATCAGCATTGATACACACGGGCAGGATGTAGAGGATTGGGGTCACTGGCGCGAACAGATGGGGCTGATCGGTAAGCTGACTCCGAAGTTTTACAAGAACATCTGGCATTTGTTACAGCAATGCAACGGTCTCGTCATCGGGGATAAATACAGCATCCAAAGCCGCATCGGTGCCGAGCTCACACTCGATTCGACCGCAGGCGAACACAATTTTGCTCTGTGTGTCGATACCCTGCTGCAAAGTATCCATGCACCCGATTACCGTCAGCTTAATCTGGAAGCGATCGAAAGCCTCTCGAGAATTTTGCATGAGAGCCCGGAACTCAGAGTTGAAAACGATTTAATCCTGGACGTTTTGATCGGACATGCAGTTCGAATTACATGGGAGAAGGATCACGGATCGGAAAATTATGATGATCAGCGTGCAGAGGCTTGGCATGCGTTTTACAAACTTTCCCCTAGAGAAACCGACAAAGCCTTTATCGAAGCATTTGTCTATTTGCTCACGCCCGATCATTCGCACGTCAACAATAGCTAA
- the glk gene encoding glucokinase, which translates to MILAGDIGGTKTNLALFEMVEGTPRIQVRQQYESRAFSSLSDVITAFKADIKEWTVDAACFGIAGPIIAGNCKTTNLPWEITTADLQTQLQTDKVRLLNDLEATAYGMLYLRDEEFVTLNTGESVNANRAVIAAGTGLGEAMLFWDGAGYYPVGSEGGHTDFAPMNEQHDDLLRWLRVRYLSHVSIERILSGPGIAAVYYFLRESGFAPEPKAMLGLSEGEDRSALISRCALEENDPLCVETLRLFVEIYGSEAGNLALKTMSLGGVYIGGGIAPKILPAIVSGTFMEAFVKKGRFEALLRSMPVKISLNAETALLGAAHFAADRL; encoded by the coding sequence ATGATACTCGCAGGTGACATCGGCGGAACCAAAACGAATCTGGCGCTGTTTGAAATGGTAGAAGGCACGCCGCGGATACAGGTTCGTCAGCAGTATGAGAGTCGCGCTTTTTCGAGTCTGAGTGATGTGATCACCGCATTTAAAGCGGATATAAAGGAGTGGACGGTCGATGCCGCGTGTTTCGGGATTGCAGGGCCGATAATCGCCGGAAACTGTAAAACGACGAATCTGCCGTGGGAGATCACGACAGCCGATCTGCAAACACAGCTTCAGACCGATAAAGTCCGTCTCCTCAACGATCTCGAAGCGACGGCATACGGGATGCTCTATCTCAGGGATGAAGAGTTTGTCACGCTGAACACGGGAGAAAGTGTCAATGCCAACCGTGCCGTAATTGCCGCAGGTACGGGTCTTGGGGAAGCAATGCTGTTTTGGGACGGAGCAGGGTACTACCCCGTCGGATCAGAGGGTGGACACACCGATTTTGCCCCTATGAACGAGCAACACGATGATTTGCTGCGATGGCTGCGAGTGCGTTATCTGAGTCATGTGAGCATTGAGCGGATTTTATCGGGTCCGGGGATTGCCGCCGTGTATTACTTTTTGCGGGAGAGCGGTTTCGCGCCGGAGCCCAAGGCGATGCTTGGCCTTTCCGAGGGGGAAGACCGCAGTGCGCTTATCAGCAGATGCGCATTGGAGGAGAACGATCCGTTGTGCGTTGAGACTTTGCGGCTGTTTGTCGAAATTTACGGTTCGGAAGCGGGAAATCTGGCTTTGAAAACGATGTCGCTTGGCGGAGTGTACATCGGTGGAGGGATCGCACCCAAAATATTGCCCGCTATCGTGAGCGGTACTTTTATGGAAGCGTTTGTGAAAAAAGGGCGCTTTGAAGCGCTTTTACGCAGTATGCCCGTCAAAATATCGCTGAACGCCGAAACGGCACTGCTCGGAGCCGCCCATTTCGCAGCGGACAGGCTTTAA
- the dnaJ gene encoding molecular chaperone DnaJ — translation MEEMSYYEILEVSKSANGDEIKKAYRKMAKLYHPDRNPGDPTAEHKFKLCNEAYQVLSDDQQRSIYDRYGKEGLQGGGGRRSSGGFDDLGSIFEEMFNGFGGGGRRQSRAPSDKFPLDMGVEMRVSFKEAVFGCEKEVTFTTKTSCKTCKGTGAKDGKVTTCSQCGGKGQVYVRQGFMTFSQTCPACHGEGTMASEKCGDCKGKSYTESKESVTIKVPAGIDTGNRLRVSGRGNTGKSGVRGDLYVTFEVEEDSHFIRNGNDIYLEVPVFFTQAVLGEDITIPSLNGEVTLELETGTKDGQQYRFRGEGIADVHGRGKGDLIAQIHLTYPNRLSAEQEELLQKLQESFGIESKPHESLFESAFEKVKGWFK, via the coding sequence GTGGAAGAAATGAGCTATTATGAGATTTTAGAGGTTAGTAAAAGCGCCAACGGTGACGAAATCAAAAAAGCCTACCGTAAAATGGCGAAACTCTACCATCCCGACCGCAATCCGGGCGATCCGACGGCGGAACATAAGTTCAAACTCTGTAATGAAGCGTATCAAGTCCTCAGCGACGATCAACAACGCTCAATCTATGACCGTTACGGTAAAGAAGGTCTTCAAGGGGGCGGCGGTCGCAGAAGCAGCGGCGGGTTTGACGATTTGGGCAGTATTTTCGAAGAGATGTTCAACGGTTTCGGCGGCGGCGGTCGCAGACAATCACGTGCACCGTCCGATAAATTCCCGCTCGATATGGGTGTCGAAATGCGCGTCAGCTTCAAAGAAGCGGTTTTCGGGTGCGAAAAAGAGGTGACATTTACCACCAAAACATCGTGTAAAACCTGTAAAGGAACCGGAGCCAAAGACGGTAAAGTCACCACCTGTAGCCAATGCGGCGGCAAAGGACAGGTGTATGTACGCCAAGGGTTTATGACCTTCTCACAAACCTGCCCTGCGTGTCACGGCGAAGGGACGATGGCAAGTGAGAAATGCGGCGATTGTAAGGGCAAAAGCTACACGGAATCAAAAGAGAGCGTCACGATCAAAGTCCCTGCGGGTATCGATACGGGTAACCGACTTCGCGTATCGGGGCGCGGAAATACCGGTAAAAGCGGTGTAAGAGGCGATCTGTATGTCACGTTTGAAGTAGAAGAAGACAGCCACTTTATCCGTAACGGGAACGACATCTATCTCGAAGTTCCGGTCTTCTTTACCCAAGCGGTACTCGGCGAAGACATTACGATCCCGTCACTCAACGGTGAAGTAACACTCGAACTCGAAACGGGAACCAAAGACGGACAACAGTACCGTTTCCGCGGTGAGGGGATAGCGGACGTTCACGGACGCGGCAAAGGGGATTTGATCGCTCAAATCCACCTCACCTACCCTAACCGTCTAAGTGCCGAGCAGGAAGAGCTGCTCCAAAAACTCCAAGAGAGTTTCGGCATCGAATCAAAACCTCATGAGAGCCTGTTTGAATCGGCATTTGAAAAAGTCAAAGGGTGGTTTAAATAA
- the recR gene encoding recombination mediator RecR, producing the protein MKRSLEKFNRLVDALQQLPTIGQKSATRLAYHMVMHDSFGALKLAHAIENAITSLKKCRSCGGLSEDELCSICSDERRNHEILCIVENAKDILTFEENALFDGRYFVLDSLEELDLAHLRGVVQSGIKEIIFALTPSIANQGVMLYIEDKLSTCDVRFSRIAQGVPTGVSLENVDILSLTKAMEDRVSI; encoded by the coding sequence ATGAAACGTTCCCTAGAGAAATTTAACCGCCTTGTTGATGCCCTGCAGCAACTCCCGACGATCGGACAGAAATCGGCAACCCGTCTGGCGTATCATATGGTGATGCACGACAGTTTCGGTGCGCTCAAACTCGCCCATGCGATCGAAAATGCGATTACAAGCCTCAAAAAATGCCGATCGTGCGGCGGGCTGAGTGAAGACGAGTTATGCTCCATTTGCAGTGACGAACGCCGAAATCATGAAATCCTCTGTATCGTCGAAAACGCCAAAGATATTTTGACCTTTGAGGAAAACGCCCTGTTCGACGGACGCTATTTTGTCCTCGATTCCCTCGAAGAACTCGATCTCGCTCACTTGCGCGGTGTCGTGCAAAGCGGGATAAAAGAGATCATTTTTGCGCTGACCCCCTCTATCGCCAATCAAGGGGTCATGCTCTATATCGAAGACAAACTGAGCACGTGCGATGTCCGTTTCAGCCGTATCGCTCAGGGGGTTCCGACGGGGGTGAGTTTGGAGAATGTCGATATCCTCTCATTGACGAAGGCGATGGAAGATCGGGTCAGTATTTAA
- the hrpB gene encoding ATP-dependent helicase HrpB, translating to MATLPIHDVIEELKSLLKCNNRLILQAPPGAGKTTVVPLALMDEPWLEGKQIIMLEPRRIAARSSAARMAQLLGEKVGMRVGYHIRADKKSSKQTKILVVTEGILTRMLQRDPSLENVALILFDEFHERHLQSDLSLAFALQTQEFLREDLKIVVMSATLDTDALQSLLNHPPLLTSEGRSYPITIEHLPPNSPPVEAKKIVPALMALLPDIIANERGNILVFLPGTREIRMLEAALKEHCRNMQITISPLYGELSKEAQERAIAPSESRKIVLATNIAETSLTIEGITIVVDSGLEKVLMFDPLSGMERLITQKISRASADQRAGRAGRLSAGKCYRLWTAASHHALIPHKEPEIRLCDLTPLSLELSAWGDTDLSWITPPPAKAIEHGAALLHSLGATDTKGSITPHGKAMMGLGIHPRLAHMILIGRTLGCESEAILLASLLGERDLFSRSISRSADMRERFWALSDYLNGKGIPHEFRESAETILKTARELSSRLKISLRLSSDFASPMIALLLALTYPDRIARLRTAKDEKYLLSNGKEAILPHEDDLSGEEWLVVTESDGNSTMARIYRCAPLDIDLLETHTPELFENEEAIVWNNESKRVEAREIRRIGAIIIESRPLQNPDPAKVRKRLLEAIHTHGLEALVWSPSALSLRHRLQALHHHSAENSFGDFSDEALLASLEMWLLPHITTQSSFRDCESLDLYAILSSQLSWEQTKRLDTLLPTHFTAPTGSTIALDYSDPEAVILAVRIQEVFGLSEHPSVMEGKIPLLVHLLSPARRPIQVTRDLVGFWNGSYVDVKKELKGRYPKHYWPDDPRTAEATSRTKKYMGS from the coding sequence ATGGCTACACTCCCGATTCACGACGTCATTGAGGAGCTCAAATCGCTCCTCAAATGCAACAACCGCCTCATCCTCCAAGCCCCACCCGGTGCGGGAAAAACAACCGTCGTCCCCCTCGCTCTCATGGATGAGCCGTGGCTGGAGGGTAAACAGATCATCATGCTCGAACCGCGCCGTATTGCCGCACGAAGTTCCGCCGCACGGATGGCACAGCTCTTAGGCGAAAAGGTCGGGATGCGGGTCGGATACCACATCCGAGCCGACAAAAAGAGCAGTAAACAGACCAAAATCCTCGTCGTTACCGAGGGGATTTTAACCCGAATGCTCCAACGCGATCCTTCCCTCGAAAACGTCGCCCTCATTCTCTTCGATGAGTTCCATGAGCGCCACCTGCAGAGTGATCTTTCTCTCGCTTTTGCCCTCCAGACTCAGGAGTTTTTACGCGAGGATCTGAAAATCGTTGTGATGTCGGCGACACTCGATACCGATGCTCTGCAATCGTTGCTGAACCATCCTCCGCTGCTTACCAGCGAAGGGCGCAGTTATCCGATTACCATAGAGCACTTGCCGCCGAATTCTCCTCCGGTTGAGGCGAAAAAGATCGTCCCTGCATTGATGGCTCTTCTACCGGACATTATCGCAAACGAGAGAGGCAACATCCTCGTCTTTTTACCCGGAACACGCGAAATCAGAATGTTAGAAGCGGCATTAAAAGAGCATTGCCGCAATATGCAGATCACTATTTCTCCGCTGTACGGCGAACTCTCCAAAGAGGCCCAAGAACGTGCCATAGCGCCATCTGAGAGCCGCAAAATCGTCCTCGCAACCAACATCGCCGAAACGAGTCTCACCATCGAGGGAATCACCATCGTCGTCGATTCAGGCCTCGAAAAAGTGCTCATGTTTGATCCCCTCAGCGGAATGGAACGTCTCATTACCCAGAAAATCTCACGTGCCTCGGCGGATCAGCGTGCCGGCCGAGCGGGGAGGCTGAGTGCGGGGAAATGCTACCGCCTGTGGACGGCGGCTAGCCACCATGCACTCATCCCCCACAAAGAACCCGAAATTCGGCTTTGCGACCTGACGCCGCTTTCCTTGGAACTGAGTGCATGGGGTGACACGGATCTCTCATGGATTACGCCTCCTCCTGCAAAAGCAATCGAACACGGCGCCGCATTGCTTCACAGTTTGGGCGCTACCGATACCAAAGGCTCTATTACCCCGCACGGCAAAGCGATGATGGGGCTAGGGATACATCCCCGTTTGGCCCATATGATCCTTATCGGACGAACTTTGGGATGTGAGAGCGAAGCGATCCTCCTTGCCTCACTGCTGGGCGAACGCGATCTCTTTTCGCGAAGTATCAGCCGGTCCGCCGATATGCGAGAACGTTTTTGGGCTTTATCGGATTATCTGAACGGCAAAGGGATCCCTCACGAGTTCAGAGAGAGTGCCGAAACGATCCTCAAAACCGCACGGGAACTATCAAGTCGGCTCAAGATATCGCTTCGCTTATCGAGCGATTTTGCCTCCCCCATGATCGCCCTCCTGCTCGCCCTCACCTATCCCGACCGAATCGCCCGCCTGCGTACGGCCAAAGATGAAAAATACCTCCTCAGCAACGGTAAAGAGGCGATTTTACCGCATGAAGATGATCTGAGCGGCGAAGAGTGGCTCGTGGTCACCGAGAGCGACGGAAATTCGACGATGGCACGCATCTATCGGTGTGCACCTTTGGATATCGATCTATTGGAAACGCATACGCCCGAACTCTTTGAGAACGAAGAAGCGATCGTGTGGAACAACGAGTCAAAACGGGTCGAAGCCAGAGAGATACGCCGCATCGGAGCCATCATCATCGAATCGCGCCCGCTGCAAAATCCCGATCCTGCCAAGGTCAGGAAAAGACTATTGGAAGCGATACACACCCACGGCTTAGAAGCTCTGGTCTGGTCGCCGTCCGCACTCTCGCTGCGCCATCGTCTCCAAGCCCTGCACCATCACTCAGCGGAGAATTCCTTCGGGGATTTCAGCGACGAAGCACTCTTAGCATCACTCGAAATGTGGCTATTGCCTCATATCACTACCCAAAGTTCATTCCGCGACTGCGAATCCCTCGATCTCTACGCGATCCTATCATCACAGCTTTCGTGGGAGCAGACGAAGCGATTGGACACACTACTGCCCACCCATTTCACCGCCCCTACCGGAAGCACTATCGCACTCGATTATTCCGATCCCGAAGCGGTTATACTGGCGGTACGGATTCAGGAGGTTTTCGGGCTGAGCGAGCATCCGAGCGTCATGGAGGGAAAAATTCCGCTTCTGGTGCATCTGCTCTCTCCGGCACGCCGTCCGATACAGGTCACGCGGGATTTAGTCGGATTTTGGAACGGTTCGTACGTAGATGTCAAAAAAGAGCTCAAGGGGCGCTATCCGAAGCACTATTGGCCGGATGATCCCCGCACCGCAGAGGCGACGAGCAGAACGAAAAAATATATGGGGAGTTAA
- a CDS encoding TrkA family potassium uptake protein, whose protein sequence is MSNESTIWLFLRKMRVPLIVLNLAHAIPVILLTLVPGTGDNGQPTHLSFFDAMYVVAYTATTIGFGEIPYAFSYAQRIVVFLTIYATVPAWIYALGSIIALLQEKTFTSAIKMNTFRRKVRHIGQDFIIVCGYTDAGKLLIDRLNKDNLYRIIVIDKNIEKIEALQSEMYLPSIPAIVADASMTDVLKSSGIESPHCKFLVTLFDDDQLNLKISVRARILNKKLRIIARSGIKQGGENLANIGVDHVIDAFSIIARRIDFAFLSPYLFNLLSWVQGGNLHVSKSDILPVGKYIVCSKGRFGKTLQKTLDNNHIEYTYLDINKETNEKVSSDQDFFIQAGIMDSACIIAGTNDDAINLSIIATARALNPKIFAIVRENELEERSLFSNLKVDKIFILDQIAALDGYNYIDRPMTFKFIDAIAEQNQEVFVDTLMLITSRVNKRPALIEMEIDELHMYALSRYLREFPVRLGQLINNPYRDDKDLEIVILGLERPSGEFILLPKADTLLQPNDRLLFATTRPSLEQFETIVNHYYELYYVIHGVEARRFKLPF, encoded by the coding sequence ATGAGCAACGAATCGACCATTTGGCTTTTTTTACGGAAGATGAGGGTTCCCCTCATCGTCCTCAATCTTGCCCATGCTATCCCTGTTATCCTCCTCACACTCGTTCCGGGAACGGGCGATAACGGGCAGCCTACGCATCTCAGTTTTTTTGATGCAATGTATGTGGTTGCCTATACGGCGACGACGATCGGATTCGGGGAAATCCCCTACGCATTCAGTTATGCCCAGCGTATCGTTGTTTTTCTCACTATTTACGCAACCGTTCCGGCTTGGATTTACGCGTTGGGTTCCATTATCGCATTGCTTCAGGAAAAAACCTTTACCAGTGCGATAAAGATGAATACGTTTCGGCGCAAAGTCCGTCATATCGGACAGGACTTTATTATTGTCTGCGGGTATACCGATGCAGGGAAATTGCTGATTGACAGACTCAACAAAGACAATCTCTACCGTATCATCGTCATCGACAAAAATATAGAGAAAATCGAAGCGCTGCAAAGTGAAATGTATCTCCCCTCTATCCCGGCGATTGTTGCCGATGCATCCATGACGGATGTGCTGAAATCCTCGGGAATCGAATCTCCTCATTGTAAATTTCTCGTTACCCTCTTCGATGACGATCAGCTTAATCTCAAAATCTCGGTTCGTGCCCGTATTTTGAATAAAAAACTTCGTATTATCGCCCGTTCAGGGATTAAACAAGGGGGCGAAAATTTAGCGAATATCGGTGTCGATCATGTTATCGATGCGTTTTCGATCATTGCCAGACGTATCGATTTTGCCTTCCTCTCCCCCTATTTGTTTAATCTACTCAGCTGGGTACAGGGGGGAAATCTCCACGTCAGCAAAAGCGATATTCTCCCCGTCGGAAAGTACATCGTGTGCAGTAAAGGGCGTTTCGGGAAAACCCTCCAAAAAACGCTGGACAATAATCATATCGAATACACCTATCTCGATATCAACAAAGAGACGAATGAAAAAGTTTCCTCGGATCAGGATTTTTTCATTCAGGCTGGGATTATGGACTCCGCCTGTATCATCGCCGGAACCAATGACGATGCGATCAACCTCTCTATCATTGCAACCGCACGGGCTCTGAACCCTAAGATTTTTGCCATCGTCCGTGAAAATGAGCTCGAAGAACGGAGCCTCTTTAGCAATCTCAAAGTCGATAAAATCTTTATCCTCGATCAAATCGCCGCGCTGGACGGATACAACTACATCGACCGTCCGATGACATTCAAATTTATCGATGCGATTGCGGAACAGAATCAAGAGGTCTTTGTCGATACTCTGATGCTTATCACCAGCAGGGTCAACAAACGTCCGGCTCTGATTGAAATGGAGATCGATGAACTCCATATGTATGCATTAAGCCGCTATTTACGCGAGTTTCCGGTAAGGCTGGGCCAATTAATCAATAACCCCTACCGCGATGATAAAGATTTGGAAATCGTCATTTTAGGGCTTGAACGTCCGAGTGGAGAGTTTATCCTTTTACCGAAAGCAGATACGCTTCTGCAACCGAACGACCGATTGCTGTTTGCTACGACCCGACCGAGTTTGGAGCAGTTCGAAACCATAGTCAACCATTATTATGAACTCTACTACGTCATTCACGGTGTCGAAGCGCGACGGTTTAAACTCCCCTTTTAA
- a CDS encoding DUF6394 family protein: MNSEKVISGFFIILALTLNFGFVYGDFDVIAYHSVYELVAAITVNIIATIMKLGDKTQTGSVLLATSFVADLQLITAASFWGIVNMTSVMTPELFTIVVSLAVGALVANVISVTLFVGETLLLKR; encoded by the coding sequence ATGAATTCCGAAAAAGTAATTTCCGGTTTTTTTATCATCCTTGCCCTGACCCTGAATTTCGGGTTTGTGTATGGTGATTTTGACGTTATAGCGTATCACAGCGTATATGAGCTGGTTGCGGCGATCACCGTCAATATTATTGCCACGATCATGAAATTGGGTGACAAAACCCAAACCGGTTCCGTCCTCCTTGCTACCAGCTTTGTTGCCGATCTGCAGCTCATCACGGCCGCCTCGTTTTGGGGAATCGTCAACATGACAAGCGTAATGACTCCTGAACTCTTTACCATTGTCGTTTCTCTAGCCGTTGGTGCATTGGTTGCCAATGTCATTTCCGTCACCCTCTTCGTCGGTGAAACCCTGCTGCTTAAACGCTGA